The proteins below come from a single Manduca sexta isolate Smith_Timp_Sample1 chromosome 3, JHU_Msex_v1.0, whole genome shotgun sequence genomic window:
- the LOC115449633 gene encoding carbonyl reductase [NADPH] 3 → MSVKVAVVTGSNKGIGFAIVRGLCKRFDGTVYLTSRNEERGKKAVADLNKEGLNPSYHQLDITDNKSIERFRDYIKSKYDGIDILVNNAAIAFSQTSTEPAAVQAEQTIFVNYFSLVSVCDILFPIVKNGGRVVNISSSLGHLSHIPSEDLRKRFIDPKLTVNELSALMQQYVDAAKQGTQEAEWGKSSYVVSKVGVTALTKIQHRVLSDRDIKVNAVHPGYVDTDMSNHQGPLTIDQGASAPLYIALDAPDSVKGEYVWFDSRIVNWDGERPEEKY, encoded by the exons atgTCTGTTAAAGTAGCAGTTGTTACTGGTTCTAATAAAGGAATAGGATTCGCTATAGTCCGTGGCCTTTGCAAACGTTTTGATGGAACTGTTTACCTTACTTCGAGAAATGAAGAACGCGGGAAAAAAGCTGTCGCCGATTTAAATAAAGAAGGCCTAAACCCAAGTTACCACCAACTCGACATTACCGACAATAAGAGCATCGAAAGATTTAGAGACTACATAAAGAGTAAATACGATGGAATCGATATATTAGTCAACAACGCAGCGATTGCTTTTTCTCAAACCTCTACAGAACCAGCAGCAGTACAAGCTGAGCaaacaatatttgtaaattacttCTCACTTGTTTCTGTTTGCGATATTTTGTTCCCTATCGTTAAAAATGGCGGAAGGGTGGTCAACATATCCAGCTCTCTAGGTCATTTGAGTCACATACCCAGTGAGGATTTGAGAAAAAGATTCATAGATCCCAAGCTGACTGTGAACGAATTATCTGCATTGATGCAGCAATATGTGGACGCTGCTAAACAAGGAACCCAAGAAGCTGAATGGGGCAAATCCTCATACGTTGTGTCCAAAGTGGGTGTTACAGCTTTGACTAAAATTCAGCATAGAGTACTCAGCGATAGAG ATATAAAGGTAAATGCAGTTCACCCAGGCTATGTTGACACGGACATGTCGAACCATCAAGGTCCCCTAACAATAGACCAAGGAGCATCCGCCCCGCTCTACATAGCGTTGGACGCTCCCGACTCCGTGAAGGGCGAATATGTATGGTTTGATAGCAGAATTGTTAACTGGGATGGAGAACGACCTGaggagaaatattaa
- the LOC115449636 gene encoding orphan steroid hormone receptor 2 isoform X1, translated as MMEGQDQLEMKFSTSDDVGGVELCIVCGDRASGRHYGAISCEGCKGFFKRSIRKKLGYQCRGSMNCVVTKHHRNRCQYCRLQKCLACGMRSDSVQHERKPIVDKSKGEPREGMHDRQAAYSKLLGLAGQAQAQINPKEEPSDSMGAVSTAAPAINFALAAAVAFNKGNPVSPYLNPGAPSDIEGARRQQIMLQTQLAKNLFKMGQFGAINEYLQSAYGATPAEMPLSALHAAAETQQNDEEGASLCGTSPLTLSLPGAAPAPLRLHAACEAGARLLAATARWIRAVPAAAALPFEIQVTLFKKCWPELFVLGLAKFSAALSLTTLLPLLVSHLHSVLRERASSGGLDRSADLAQPEITAADYSDERIAEISGNLTRLQQFITTIEQLRVNEREHAHLRTLCLFSPDGVPDFLTRKLQEYQSKVLRSLKNVCQPDEERVSRLLLQLPPLRAFPGPFLEDVFFVGFLGDVSIDDAVPYLLNAER; from the exons GTTGCAAAGGGTTCTTCAAGCGCTCGATCCGCAAGAAGCTGGGGTACCAGTGTCGCGGCAGCATGAACTGCGTGGTGACGAAACACCACCGTAACCGCTGCCAGTACTGCCGGCTGCAGAAGTGCCTCGCGTGCGGCATGAGGAGCGACT CGGTCCAGCACGAGCGAAAGCCTATCGTCGACAAGAGCAAGGGGGAGCCGCGCGAGGGCATGCACGACAGGCAGGCGGCGTACTCGAAGCTGCTGGGATTGGCGGGACAGGCGCAGGCGCAG ATAAACCCAAAGGAAGAGCCTTCAGACAGCATGGGCGCGGTGTCCACGGCCGCTCCAGCTATCAACTTTGCTCTAGCTGCAGCCGTCGCGTTCAATAAAGGCAATCCAg TGTCACCATACTTAAATCCCGGCGCTCCGAGTGACATCGAGGGCGCTCGCAGACAGCAAATAATGTTGCAGACACAGCTCGCAAAGAATCTGTTCAAAATGGGTCAGTTCG GTGCAATAAACGAGTATCTTCAGTCTGCATACGGCGCGACTCCGGCAGAGATGCCTCTCTCCGCGCTGCATGCTGCCGCCGAGACGCAGCAGAATGATG AAGAGGGCGCGTCGCTGTGCGGCACGTCGCCGCTGACGCTGTCGCTGCCGggcgctgcgccggcgccgctgCGGCTGCACGCGGCGTGCGAGGCGGGCGCGCGCCTGCTCGCCGCCACCGCGCGCTGGATCCGCGCCGTGCCCGCCGCCGCTGCGCTACC ATTCGAAATCCAAGTGACACTGTTCAAGAAGTGCTGGCCGGAGTTGTTCGTGCTGGGGCTGGCGAAGTTCTCTGCTGCTCTGTCTCTGACCACATTACTACCGCTGCTGGTGAGCCATCTGCACTCGGTGCTGCGGGAGCGCGCTAGCTCCGGCGGGTTGGACAGGTCCGCGGACTTGGCTCAGCCTGAG ATCACAGCGGCTGACTACTCGGATGAGCGCATAGCGGAGATCAGCGGCAACCTGACGCGGTTGCAGCAGTTCATCACCACCATTGAGCAGCTGCGAGTGAATGAGAGAGAGCACGCACACCTCAGGACCCTGTGCCTATTCTCACCAG ACGGCGTCCCAGACTTCCTAACACGCAAGCTCCAAGAATACCAGTCAAAAGTCCTCCGCTCTTTGAAAAACGTCTGCCAACCAGACGAAGAAAGGGTCTCACGCCTGCTCCTGCAGCTACCTCCGCTCCGGGCTTTCCCGGGACCTTTCCTGGAGGATGTATTCTTCGTGGGCTTCCTGGGAGACGTCAGTATTGACGATGCTGTGCCTTATCTACTGAATGCTGAGCGCTAA
- the LOC115449636 gene encoding orphan steroid hormone receptor 2 isoform X2: MMEGQDQLEMKFSTSDDVGGVELCIVCGDRASGRHYGAISCEGCKGFFKRSIRKKLGYQCRGSMNCVVTKHHRNRCQYCRLQKCLACGMRSDSVQHERKPIVDKSKGEPREGMHDRQAAYSKLLGLAGQAQAQINPKEEPSDSMGAVSTAAPAINFALAAAVAFNKGNPVSPYLNPGAPSDIEGARRQQIMLQTQLAKNLFKMGQFGAINEYLQSAYGATPAEMPLSALHAAAETQQNDEGASLCGTSPLTLSLPGAAPAPLRLHAACEAGARLLAATARWIRAVPAAAALPFEIQVTLFKKCWPELFVLGLAKFSAALSLTTLLPLLVSHLHSVLRERASSGGLDRSADLAQPEITAADYSDERIAEISGNLTRLQQFITTIEQLRVNEREHAHLRTLCLFSPDGVPDFLTRKLQEYQSKVLRSLKNVCQPDEERVSRLLLQLPPLRAFPGPFLEDVFFVGFLGDVSIDDAVPYLLNAER, from the exons GTTGCAAAGGGTTCTTCAAGCGCTCGATCCGCAAGAAGCTGGGGTACCAGTGTCGCGGCAGCATGAACTGCGTGGTGACGAAACACCACCGTAACCGCTGCCAGTACTGCCGGCTGCAGAAGTGCCTCGCGTGCGGCATGAGGAGCGACT CGGTCCAGCACGAGCGAAAGCCTATCGTCGACAAGAGCAAGGGGGAGCCGCGCGAGGGCATGCACGACAGGCAGGCGGCGTACTCGAAGCTGCTGGGATTGGCGGGACAGGCGCAGGCGCAG ATAAACCCAAAGGAAGAGCCTTCAGACAGCATGGGCGCGGTGTCCACGGCCGCTCCAGCTATCAACTTTGCTCTAGCTGCAGCCGTCGCGTTCAATAAAGGCAATCCAg TGTCACCATACTTAAATCCCGGCGCTCCGAGTGACATCGAGGGCGCTCGCAGACAGCAAATAATGTTGCAGACACAGCTCGCAAAGAATCTGTTCAAAATGGGTCAGTTCG GTGCAATAAACGAGTATCTTCAGTCTGCATACGGCGCGACTCCGGCAGAGATGCCTCTCTCCGCGCTGCATGCTGCCGCCGAGACGCAGCAGAATGATG AGGGCGCGTCGCTGTGCGGCACGTCGCCGCTGACGCTGTCGCTGCCGggcgctgcgccggcgccgctgCGGCTGCACGCGGCGTGCGAGGCGGGCGCGCGCCTGCTCGCCGCCACCGCGCGCTGGATCCGCGCCGTGCCCGCCGCCGCTGCGCTACC ATTCGAAATCCAAGTGACACTGTTCAAGAAGTGCTGGCCGGAGTTGTTCGTGCTGGGGCTGGCGAAGTTCTCTGCTGCTCTGTCTCTGACCACATTACTACCGCTGCTGGTGAGCCATCTGCACTCGGTGCTGCGGGAGCGCGCTAGCTCCGGCGGGTTGGACAGGTCCGCGGACTTGGCTCAGCCTGAG ATCACAGCGGCTGACTACTCGGATGAGCGCATAGCGGAGATCAGCGGCAACCTGACGCGGTTGCAGCAGTTCATCACCACCATTGAGCAGCTGCGAGTGAATGAGAGAGAGCACGCACACCTCAGGACCCTGTGCCTATTCTCACCAG ACGGCGTCCCAGACTTCCTAACACGCAAGCTCCAAGAATACCAGTCAAAAGTCCTCCGCTCTTTGAAAAACGTCTGCCAACCAGACGAAGAAAGGGTCTCACGCCTGCTCCTGCAGCTACCTCCGCTCCGGGCTTTCCCGGGACCTTTCCTGGAGGATGTATTCTTCGTGGGCTTCCTGGGAGACGTCAGTATTGACGATGCTGTGCCTTATCTACTGAATGCTGAGCGCTAA
- the LOC115449636 gene encoding orphan steroid hormone receptor 2 isoform X3 yields the protein MMEGQDQLEMKFSTSDDVGGVELCIVCGDRASGRHYGAISCEGCKGFFKRSIRKKLGYQCRGSMNCVVTKHHRNRCQYCRLQKCLACGMRSDFQHERKPIVDKSKGEPREGMHDRQAAYSKLLGLAGQAQAQINPKEEPSDSMGAVSTAAPAINFALAAAVAFNKGNPVSPYLNPGAPSDIEGARRQQIMLQTQLAKNLFKMGQFGAINEYLQSAYGATPAEMPLSALHAAAETQQNDEEGASLCGTSPLTLSLPGAAPAPLRLHAACEAGARLLAATARWIRAVPAAAALPFEIQVTLFKKCWPELFVLGLAKFSAALSLTTLLPLLVSHLHSVLRERASSGGLDRSADLAQPEITAADYSDERIAEISGNLTRLQQFITTIEQLRVNEREHAHLRTLCLFSPDGVPDFLTRKLQEYQSKVLRSLKNVCQPDEERVSRLLLQLPPLRAFPGPFLEDVFFVGFLGDVSIDDAVPYLLNAER from the exons GTTGCAAAGGGTTCTTCAAGCGCTCGATCCGCAAGAAGCTGGGGTACCAGTGTCGCGGCAGCATGAACTGCGTGGTGACGAAACACCACCGTAACCGCTGCCAGTACTGCCGGCTGCAGAAGTGCCTCGCGTGCGGCATGAGGAGCGACT TCCAGCACGAGCGAAAGCCTATCGTCGACAAGAGCAAGGGGGAGCCGCGCGAGGGCATGCACGACAGGCAGGCGGCGTACTCGAAGCTGCTGGGATTGGCGGGACAGGCGCAGGCGCAG ATAAACCCAAAGGAAGAGCCTTCAGACAGCATGGGCGCGGTGTCCACGGCCGCTCCAGCTATCAACTTTGCTCTAGCTGCAGCCGTCGCGTTCAATAAAGGCAATCCAg TGTCACCATACTTAAATCCCGGCGCTCCGAGTGACATCGAGGGCGCTCGCAGACAGCAAATAATGTTGCAGACACAGCTCGCAAAGAATCTGTTCAAAATGGGTCAGTTCG GTGCAATAAACGAGTATCTTCAGTCTGCATACGGCGCGACTCCGGCAGAGATGCCTCTCTCCGCGCTGCATGCTGCCGCCGAGACGCAGCAGAATGATG AAGAGGGCGCGTCGCTGTGCGGCACGTCGCCGCTGACGCTGTCGCTGCCGggcgctgcgccggcgccgctgCGGCTGCACGCGGCGTGCGAGGCGGGCGCGCGCCTGCTCGCCGCCACCGCGCGCTGGATCCGCGCCGTGCCCGCCGCCGCTGCGCTACC ATTCGAAATCCAAGTGACACTGTTCAAGAAGTGCTGGCCGGAGTTGTTCGTGCTGGGGCTGGCGAAGTTCTCTGCTGCTCTGTCTCTGACCACATTACTACCGCTGCTGGTGAGCCATCTGCACTCGGTGCTGCGGGAGCGCGCTAGCTCCGGCGGGTTGGACAGGTCCGCGGACTTGGCTCAGCCTGAG ATCACAGCGGCTGACTACTCGGATGAGCGCATAGCGGAGATCAGCGGCAACCTGACGCGGTTGCAGCAGTTCATCACCACCATTGAGCAGCTGCGAGTGAATGAGAGAGAGCACGCACACCTCAGGACCCTGTGCCTATTCTCACCAG ACGGCGTCCCAGACTTCCTAACACGCAAGCTCCAAGAATACCAGTCAAAAGTCCTCCGCTCTTTGAAAAACGTCTGCCAACCAGACGAAGAAAGGGTCTCACGCCTGCTCCTGCAGCTACCTCCGCTCCGGGCTTTCCCGGGACCTTTCCTGGAGGATGTATTCTTCGTGGGCTTCCTGGGAGACGTCAGTATTGACGATGCTGTGCCTTATCTACTGAATGCTGAGCGCTAA
- the LOC115449637 gene encoding carbonyl reductase [NADPH] 1, producing MSTKVAVVTGSNKGIGFAIVRGLCKRFNGTVYLTSRDEERGKKAVADLNKEGLNPSYHQLDITDNKSIERFRDYIKSKYDGIDILVNNAAIAFKSASTEPVAVQAEQTLFVNYFSLVSVCDILFPIVKNGGRVVNISSSCGHLSHIPSGNLRKRFQDPELTVEELSALMQQYVDAAKQGTQEAEWGISSYVVSKVGVTALTKIQQRLLNDRDIKVNAVHPGYVDTDMSSHRGPLTIDQGASAPLYIALDAPDSVKGEYIWFNSKIVNWDGQIPEEKY from the exons ATGTCTACTAAAGTAGCAGTTGTTACGGGTTCTAATAAAGGAATAGGATTCGCTATAGTCCGTGGACTTTGCAAACGTTTTAATGGAACAGTTTACCTTACTTCAAGAGATGAAGAACGCGGGAAAAAAGCTGTCGCCGATTTAAATAAAGAAGGCCTAAACCCAAGTTACCACCAACTCGACATTACCGACAATAAGAGCATCGAGAGATTTAGAGACTACATAAAGAGTAAATACGATGGAATTGATATATTGGTCAACAATGCGGCAATCGCTTTTAAAAGTGCTTCTACAGAACCGGTAGCGGTACAAGCCGAGCAAACACTCTTCGTTAATTACTTCTCACTTGTTTCTGTTTGCGATATTTTGTTCCCAATCGTCAAAAATGGCGGAAGAGTGGTCAACATTTCCAGCTCATGTGGCCATTTGAGTCATATACCTAGCGGGAATTTGAGAAAAAGGTTCCAAGACCCGGAGCTGACTGTAGAGGAATTATCTGCGTTGATGCAGCAATATGTGGACGCTGCTAAACAAGGAACGCAAGAAGCCGAATGGGGCATATCCTCATATGTTGTGTCTAAAGTGGGTGTTACAGCTTTGACTAAAATTCAGCAAAGACTACTCAACGATAGAG ATATAAAGGTGAATGCAGTCCACCCAGGATATGTTGACACAGACATGAGCAGCCACAGAGGTCCCCTGACTATAGACCAGGGAGCATCCGCACCTCTATACATTGCTTTGGATGCTCCAGACTCTGTGAAGGGggaatatatttggtttaacaGCAAAATTGTCAATTGGGATGGTCAGATTCctgaagaaaaatattga